One genomic region from Prevotella sp. Rep29 encodes:
- the proS gene encoding proline--tRNA ligase — MAKELKDLTKRADNYSQWYNDLIVKAELAEQSAVRGCMVIKPYGYAIWEKMQHQLDLMFKETGAVNAYFPLLIPKSFLSREAEHVEGFAKECAVVTHYRLRAKEDKSGVEVDPAAKLEEELIIRPTSETIIWNTYKNWIQSYRDLPLMCNQWCNVMRWEMRTRPFLRTSEFLWQEGHTAHATREEAEEEAQKMLGVYAKFAEEWMGVPVVQGVKSETERFAGALDTYTIEAMMQDGKALQSGTSHFLGQNFAKAFDVTFLNKENKPEYVWATSWGVSTRLVGALIMTHSDDNGLVLPPRLAPIQVVIIPITKGPEQLAAITERLQPVIEELKSKGISVKYDDADNKRPGFKFADYELKGVPVRLVMGGRDLENGTVEVMRRDTLEKETYPLEGIVEHVHALLDDIQKNIFEKARRYRDEHIYECDNYEEFKERIKDGGFFLCHWDGTAETEAKIKEETQATIRCVPYGYEQTPGVDMVSGKPSKCRVIIARAY, encoded by the coding sequence ATGGCAAAAGAATTGAAAGATCTTACGAAAAGGGCTGATAATTACAGCCAATGGTATAACGACTTGATCGTCAAGGCTGAGTTGGCAGAGCAGTCTGCCGTGCGTGGCTGTATGGTCATCAAGCCCTATGGCTACGCTATCTGGGAGAAGATGCAGCACCAGCTGGACCTGATGTTCAAGGAGACAGGTGCGGTGAATGCCTATTTCCCGCTGCTGATTCCGAAATCGTTCCTCTCTCGTGAAGCGGAACACGTGGAAGGTTTTGCCAAGGAGTGTGCCGTCGTGACACACTACCGCCTGCGTGCAAAGGAAGACAAGAGTGGGGTAGAGGTGGATCCGGCTGCTAAACTGGAGGAAGAACTCATCATCCGCCCCACATCGGAGACCATCATCTGGAATACCTACAAGAATTGGATTCAGTCGTATCGCGACCTGCCGCTCATGTGCAACCAGTGGTGTAACGTGATGCGTTGGGAGATGCGTACACGTCCGTTCCTGCGCACGTCGGAATTCCTCTGGCAAGAAGGACATACGGCGCATGCCACCCGCGAGGAGGCTGAAGAAGAGGCACAGAAAATGCTGGGTGTTTATGCTAAATTTGCAGAAGAATGGATGGGCGTGCCTGTCGTGCAGGGCGTGAAAAGCGAGACCGAGCGCTTTGCCGGTGCGCTCGACACATACACCATTGAGGCGATGATGCAGGACGGAAAGGCACTGCAGAGCGGAACGTCGCACTTCCTCGGACAGAACTTCGCAAAGGCTTTCGACGTGACTTTCCTTAATAAAGAGAACAAGCCTGAATATGTCTGGGCGACGTCATGGGGCGTATCCACCCGTCTGGTCGGTGCACTCATCATGACCCACTCCGACGACAACGGACTCGTACTGCCACCGCGCTTGGCTCCGATTCAGGTGGTCATCATCCCCATCACCAAGGGACCGGAACAGTTGGCAGCCATTACCGAGCGGCTTCAGCCCGTCATCGAAGAACTGAAGAGCAAGGGTATCAGCGTGAAATATGATGATGCGGATAACAAACGGCCGGGCTTCAAGTTTGCCGACTACGAACTCAAGGGCGTGCCAGTGCGTCTCGTCATGGGTGGACGCGATTTGGAGAACGGCACGGTCGAGGTGATGCGTCGCGATACGCTCGAAAAGGAAACCTATCCGTTGGAAGGTATCGTGGAGCATGTACATGCTTTGCTTGACGACATCCAGAAGAATATCTTTGAAAAGGCACGCCGCTATCGTGACGAACATATCTACGAATGCGACAACTACGAAGAGTTCAAGGAGCGCATCAAGGACGGTGGATTCTTCCTCTGTCACTGGGACGGAACGGCAGAGACCGAAGCGAAAATCAAGGAAGAGACACAGGCAACTATCCGCTGCGTGCCTTACGGCTACGAGCAGACACCCGGCGTGGACATGGTGAGCGGCAAGCCATCGAAGTGTCGCGTCATCATCGCACGCGCCTACTGA
- a CDS encoding DUF2027 domain-containing protein, with product MKIGDYVRFLNETGGGKITAFQGKNIVLVEDEDGFEIPMMTNEVVVVDDGDGEKDRKPTYKAPQYIKKAEGPKADTEKEKTATQPLTVPEPVWERQGGDALSAYLAFVPVDIKEITQTRFETYLVNDSNYFLNYTYLSAEGNSWTLRAQGELEPNTKECVEEFGRDILNDFERVCIQVIAYKRDKPFMLKPAIEAQIRIDPVKFYKLHTFQENDFFDTPALLYTIMENDEVKRPLVIDAKQLKQQLYAKNDEARQDNTAVRKFDATQARHADPGIIVIDLHAHELLETEAGMSAADILNYQIETFRKTLEQYKKRKGQRIVFIHGKGEGVLRQALIHELKYRYKQYTYQDASFKEYGYGATQVTIK from the coding sequence ATGAAAATAGGTGATTATGTAAGATTCCTGAACGAGACGGGCGGTGGAAAAATCACTGCCTTCCAAGGGAAAAACATCGTGCTCGTCGAGGATGAAGACGGGTTTGAGATTCCGATGATGACCAACGAGGTCGTAGTGGTGGACGATGGCGATGGAGAGAAAGACCGGAAACCGACGTACAAGGCTCCGCAATACATCAAAAAAGCGGAGGGGCCGAAAGCGGACACGGAAAAAGAAAAGACTGCCACCCAGCCTCTGACGGTGCCCGAACCCGTTTGGGAGCGACAGGGAGGAGACGCCCTCTCCGCCTATCTCGCATTCGTGCCTGTCGATATCAAGGAAATCACACAGACACGCTTCGAAACCTACCTCGTCAACGACAGCAACTATTTCCTCAACTACACCTACCTGTCGGCAGAAGGTAACAGCTGGACACTGCGCGCACAGGGGGAATTGGAACCCAACACGAAAGAGTGTGTGGAGGAATTCGGACGCGACATACTCAATGATTTCGAGCGCGTGTGCATCCAAGTGATTGCCTACAAACGCGACAAGCCATTCATGCTGAAGCCTGCCATCGAGGCTCAAATCCGCATCGACCCCGTCAAGTTCTACAAACTTCACACGTTCCAGGAGAACGATTTCTTCGACACACCCGCACTGCTCTACACGATTATGGAAAACGACGAGGTGAAAAGACCGCTGGTCATCGATGCCAAACAACTGAAACAGCAACTTTATGCCAAGAACGATGAAGCACGGCAGGACAACACGGCAGTGAGAAAGTTTGATGCCACCCAGGCACGACACGCCGACCCGGGCATCATCGTCATCGACCTCCACGCACACGAACTGTTGGAAACCGAGGCGGGCATGTCGGCAGCCGACATACTGAACTACCAGATAGAGACCTTCCGGAAGACCCTCGAACAATACAAGAAGCGGAAAGGACAACGCATCGTCTTCATCCACGGAAAGGGCGAAGGAGTGCTCAGGCAAGCACTCATCCATGAACTGAAATACAGATACAAACAATACACCTACCAAGACGCTTCATTCAAAGAATATGGCTATGGCGCCACACAGGTAACCATAAAGTGA
- a CDS encoding YncE family protein: MKQSMNTHYYIYIGMSILLMLVSSCRGDEYIVFSEETDTGGEVVLSDIVGMYVLNEGNMGSNKATVDYLDLSGNHETVRYFRNIYSERNPNTVKELGDVGNDIQIYGSQLWMVINCSNKVEVAIADSCRKIAKIDIPNCRYLAFDGGYAYVSSYVGPVSISNDAPLGRIYKVDTLTFEKVDSVVVGYQPDELTILDGKIYVANSGGYRVPNYDKRVSVIDISTFTVERSIDVYPNLHRIRADKYGQLWVTSRGDYYKNPACLIWMYENNSGEMVVGDTINTAVSDMCIVGDSLYYVGVAFNYETFSNQITYGIINVRTHQAVTTQLFSAPEIAGIEMPYGIIVNPINRDFYIMDAKNYVSSGELLHFHADGTFDWRVWTGDIPAHAVFVYKKREE; this comes from the coding sequence ATGAAACAGTCTATGAACACACATTATTATATATATATTGGCATGAGCATCTTGCTGATGCTGGTCAGTTCGTGTCGTGGCGACGAATACATCGTCTTTTCAGAAGAGACGGACACGGGCGGCGAAGTCGTGTTGAGCGATATTGTCGGAATGTACGTCCTCAACGAGGGGAACATGGGAAGCAATAAAGCGACCGTCGATTATCTCGATTTGTCGGGAAACCATGAGACGGTCCGCTACTTCCGCAACATCTATTCGGAGCGCAATCCGAATACGGTCAAGGAGTTGGGCGACGTGGGCAATGATATTCAGATATACGGCAGCCAACTTTGGATGGTGATCAACTGCTCCAACAAGGTAGAGGTGGCAATAGCCGATAGTTGTCGAAAAATCGCGAAGATAGATATTCCAAACTGCCGATACCTCGCTTTCGACGGCGGCTATGCCTATGTCAGCTCTTATGTCGGTCCCGTTTCAATCTCAAACGATGCCCCCCTCGGGCGAATCTATAAAGTAGATACTCTGACCTTCGAGAAAGTGGATTCCGTAGTCGTAGGCTATCAGCCGGACGAATTGACGATACTTGACGGAAAAATCTATGTGGCAAATAGCGGTGGCTATCGGGTGCCCAACTATGACAAACGGGTGAGTGTCATCGATATCAGCACCTTCACGGTGGAGCGTTCGATAGATGTGTATCCGAACCTGCACCGCATCCGTGCCGACAAATACGGGCAGTTGTGGGTGACTTCGCGTGGAGATTATTACAAAAACCCGGCATGCCTGATATGGATGTATGAGAACAACAGCGGCGAGATGGTGGTCGGCGATACCATCAATACAGCAGTCTCCGACATGTGCATTGTGGGCGATTCCCTTTATTATGTGGGTGTGGCGTTCAATTATGAGACGTTCTCCAATCAGATAACTTACGGCATTATCAACGTGCGAACGCACCAGGCGGTTACGACCCAGCTCTTTTCCGCACCGGAGATTGCCGGCATCGAGATGCCGTATGGTATTATCGTCAACCCGATTAACCGCGACTTCTATATCATGGATGCAAAGAACTATGTGTCCAGTGGCGAACTGCTGCACTTCCATGCCGACGGAACGTTTGACTGGCGCGTGTGGACGGGCGACATTCCGGCGCATGCCGTGTTTGTATATAAGAAACGAGAAGAATAA
- a CDS encoding TonB-dependent siderophore receptor → MLCAIVANMWSQQVTGDLQDSVRRIDEVVVTGKLTFQEVMPSQKLKGEQLERLNTHSVADALRYFSGLQIKDYGGVGGIKTVNIRSMGTNHLGIYYDGIELGNAQNGQIDLGQFSLDNVQEITLYNGQKSAIFQTASDFGNAGSVYIRTRLPRFSYDKSYNLKLKAKYGSSDMFRFSTLCEQKLSQAVSASLAGGVLTSSGKYKFRYRRLNLDKTVAYDTTATRQNGDIWAVRMEGNVHGVLEQGYWNFKLYTYHSERGIPGAIVNNVWRRGERQWDHNYFTQASWQKSFGDRFSTRLQAKYAYYDTRYVNNDTTQMHVDNRYKQQELYISTSNVYEILPNWSASLSYDFRWNKLRSDMVNFAFPHRFSNLIALASALDLKRLKIQGSLLATFIKDHTENRADKKSTHELTPAIFVNVYPFRTQSFSVRAFVKRSFRMPTFNDMYYTEVGNANLKPEAALQYNVGVVYDKAWKDGFWKHFRIQTDGYYNTVHDKIIAYPKGQQFRWTMMNLGRVHITGVDVETELTVQPAKDLQVSGRLQYTYQDARDVTNPQNSFYKDQIPYIPWNSGSAILNVTYKDWDFTYSFIYAGERYNQQENIRYNHMQPWYTSDLSLMYRFKWGKTLWKATLEVNNVFSQDYDVILNYPMPKRNYGISLDVTI, encoded by the coding sequence ATGCTATGCGCCATTGTTGCAAATATGTGGTCGCAGCAGGTCACAGGTGATTTGCAGGATTCGGTAAGAAGAATCGACGAGGTGGTTGTCACCGGCAAGCTCACGTTTCAGGAAGTAATGCCTTCGCAAAAACTGAAAGGTGAGCAGTTGGAGCGTTTGAACACCCATTCCGTTGCCGATGCCTTGCGCTATTTCTCGGGATTGCAGATAAAAGACTACGGGGGCGTGGGAGGCATCAAGACGGTGAATATCCGCTCGATGGGTACCAACCATCTGGGCATCTATTATGACGGCATTGAACTGGGCAATGCGCAGAACGGTCAGATAGACCTCGGACAGTTCTCCCTGGACAATGTTCAGGAGATAACGCTGTACAATGGGCAGAAGAGCGCCATCTTCCAGACAGCCAGCGATTTCGGCAATGCCGGCTCTGTGTATATCCGGACGCGCCTTCCCCGCTTCTCCTACGACAAGAGTTACAATCTGAAACTGAAGGCGAAGTATGGCTCCAGCGATATGTTCCGCTTCTCCACGCTTTGTGAGCAGAAACTTTCGCAGGCAGTCAGTGCCTCGCTGGCAGGAGGAGTGTTGACGTCAAGCGGCAAGTACAAGTTCCGCTATCGCCGTCTGAATCTGGACAAGACAGTGGCGTATGACACGACGGCGACCCGCCAGAACGGTGATATATGGGCTGTGCGCATGGAAGGAAACGTGCATGGAGTGCTCGAGCAGGGCTATTGGAACTTCAAACTCTACACCTATCATTCCGAGCGAGGCATTCCCGGCGCTATCGTTAATAACGTCTGGCGCAGGGGAGAGCGGCAGTGGGACCATAACTATTTCACGCAGGCATCGTGGCAGAAGAGCTTCGGCGACCGTTTCAGCACACGCTTACAGGCAAAATATGCCTATTACGACACCCGTTACGTGAACAACGACACCACGCAGATGCATGTGGACAACCGCTATAAACAGCAGGAACTGTACATATCCACGTCGAACGTGTATGAGATACTTCCCAACTGGAGTGCGTCACTCAGCTATGATTTCCGTTGGAACAAGCTGCGGAGCGACATGGTGAACTTCGCTTTCCCGCACCGCTTTTCCAATCTTATAGCCCTGGCTTCCGCATTAGACCTCAAGCGCTTGAAGATTCAAGGAAGCCTGTTGGCTACATTCATCAAAGACCATACAGAAAACAGGGCAGACAAGAAATCGACCCACGAGCTGACACCAGCCATCTTCGTGAATGTATATCCGTTCAGGACGCAGAGCTTCTCGGTGCGTGCCTTTGTGAAACGTAGCTTCCGCATGCCGACATTCAACGATATGTATTATACGGAAGTGGGGAATGCCAACCTGAAACCAGAAGCGGCATTGCAATATAACGTAGGCGTGGTTTATGACAAGGCATGGAAAGACGGCTTCTGGAAACACTTTCGCATTCAGACCGACGGCTATTACAACACCGTTCATGACAAGATTATCGCCTATCCGAAAGGACAGCAGTTCCGTTGGACGATGATGAATCTCGGCAGGGTGCATATCACAGGCGTCGATGTGGAGACCGAACTGACCGTCCAGCCGGCGAAAGACCTGCAGGTTTCCGGCAGACTGCAATACACTTATCAGGACGCAAGAGACGTGACCAATCCGCAAAATTCATTCTACAAGGACCAGATACCCTACATTCCATGGAACAGCGGTTCTGCCATCCTCAATGTCACTTATAAAGACTGGGACTTTACTTATAGCTTTATCTATGCCGGTGAGCGGTATAATCAGCAGGAGAATATCCGATATAACCACATGCAGCCCTGGTACACGAGCGACTTGAGCCTGATGTATCGTTTCAAATGGGGCAAGACCTTGTGGAAAGCGACGTTGGAAGTGAACAACGTGTTCAGTCAGGACTACGATGTCATTCTCAACTATCCGATGCCGAAGCGCAACTATGGAATCAGTCTGGACGTAACGATATAA
- a CDS encoding OmpA family protein, with translation MRKLRIATLAMCVAVLFSCQTKQGTGSLIGAGGGAVLGGIIGNIIGKDSKATAIGAAIGGAVGAGAGALIGKKMDKVAAEAAQIENAKVEEVTDANGLAAVKVTFDSGILFATNKADLNAASKTSLAKFSEVLKTNSDCHVDIYGHTDSTGNDGINIPLSNNRAQSVRNYLQSCGVSAAQIQKVEGKGSSEPVADNSTKEGKQQNRRVEVYLYASQAMIDAANNGTLQ, from the coding sequence ATGAGAAAATTGAGAATTGCAACATTAGCAATGTGTGTGGCTGTACTTTTCAGCTGCCAGACAAAACAAGGAACCGGCTCGCTGATTGGTGCCGGCGGTGGCGCTGTCCTGGGCGGTATCATCGGTAATATCATCGGTAAAGACAGCAAGGCAACTGCTATCGGTGCTGCCATTGGCGGTGCTGTGGGTGCCGGTGCCGGTGCGCTGATTGGCAAGAAGATGGACAAGGTGGCTGCTGAGGCTGCTCAGATTGAGAATGCGAAAGTAGAGGAAGTGACCGACGCAAACGGTCTGGCTGCCGTGAAGGTGACTTTCGATTCCGGTATCCTCTTCGCAACCAACAAAGCTGACCTGAACGCTGCTTCAAAAACCAGCCTCGCTAAGTTCTCTGAAGTGCTGAAGACCAACAGCGATTGCCATGTGGACATCTACGGTCATACCGACTCCACAGGTAACGATGGCATCAATATTCCTTTGAGCAACAACCGCGCACAGAGCGTGAGAAACTATCTGCAGTCATGCGGTGTTTCTGCTGCACAGATTCAGAAAGTAGAAGGAAAAGGTAGCTCTGAGCCCGTTGCAGACAACTCAACAAAGGAAGGCAAACAGCAGAACCGCCGCGTAGAGGTTTATCTGTATGCCAGCCAGGCAATGATCGATGCTGCCAACAACGGCACATTGCAATAA
- a CDS encoding dimethylarginine dimethylaminohydrolase family protein gives MERNTLNQRMDFPQAEWSQAGSILMHTPGQELFNGVIHPSAGLFEYYFDVDKAAAEHKQYINMLEANNIRVYTIREIFEEVDINNLRSLAEKLLTYDISHIDGEDATKMAEYRLYILSQMSRADLIRCILLQPTVTLYRTSLNTGYAAQYSQRPLMNLYFTRDQSITTPRGHIICHINTTQRSPEADIIELCYKHLGKDPILRITGEGRLEGGDYIPAGNMSLIGCGMRTNDEGIRQLMEADAFGHDTVIVVRDHKFWQMQMHLDTYFNIIDKDLCTLCSSRLEAQPDEPEYLTCDIYTRPEGTKEYTLAEQNRPFVEFIREKGFQIIPINHQDEMHYANNFLTISPRHIMAVGGQSEELQHALDRAGVTVEWIPLENLIKGYGAAHCMTQVLQRETYLP, from the coding sequence ATGGAACGAAATACGCTCAATCAAAGGATGGATTTCCCGCAGGCGGAATGGTCGCAGGCGGGCAGTATTCTCATGCACACACCGGGACAGGAACTCTTCAACGGCGTGATACATCCGTCCGCAGGACTGTTCGAATATTATTTTGACGTGGACAAGGCTGCCGCAGAACACAAACAATACATCAACATGCTGGAAGCCAACAACATCCGCGTATATACCATCAGGGAAATCTTTGAAGAGGTGGACATCAACAATCTGCGCTCGCTCGCCGAAAAATTGCTGACCTACGACATCAGCCACATCGACGGCGAAGACGCCACGAAGATGGCAGAATACCGACTCTACATCCTCTCGCAGATGAGCCGGGCAGACCTCATACGCTGCATCCTCCTGCAACCGACCGTCACGCTCTACAGGACCAGCCTCAACACAGGCTACGCAGCACAATATTCGCAGCGACCGCTGATGAACCTCTACTTCACCAGAGACCAGAGCATCACTACCCCGCGCGGACACATCATCTGCCACATCAACACCACGCAGCGCTCACCAGAGGCTGATATCATCGAACTGTGCTACAAACATCTCGGGAAAGACCCCATCCTCCGCATCACGGGAGAGGGACGACTCGAAGGCGGCGACTATATCCCCGCAGGCAACATGTCGCTCATCGGATGCGGCATGCGCACAAACGACGAAGGCATCCGGCAGCTGATGGAAGCCGATGCGTTCGGACACGACACCGTCATCGTCGTGCGCGACCATAAATTCTGGCAGATGCAAATGCACCTTGACACCTATTTCAACATCATCGACAAAGACCTCTGCACACTCTGCAGCAGCCGTCTGGAAGCCCAGCCCGACGAACCGGAATACCTGACGTGCGACATCTACACACGCCCCGAAGGAACGAAAGAATACACACTGGCAGAACAAAACCGCCCATTCGTGGAATTCATACGGGAAAAAGGCTTTCAGATTATCCCCATCAACCACCAGGACGAGATGCACTATGCCAACAACTTCCTGACCATCTCACCGCGCCACATCATGGCAGTAGGCGGACAGTCAGAAGAACTGCAGCATGCACTCGACCGCGCCGGCGTCACCGTGGAATGGATTCCGCTCGAAAACCTCATCAAAGGCTATGGCGCCGCACACTGCATGACACAAGTGCTGCAACGCGAGACCTACCTGCCCTAA